The segment ATTATTCCGATTGGCGGTGCTGCAACAAAAGCGATAACCGTTTATCTGGAAGAAGGAAGAGCAGATTTTTCAAACAAAAAAGAAAAATCAGATGCGCTCTTTCTAAACCATCATGGCAGAAGACTTTCTCGGCAAGGATTCTGGAAAATCCTTAAACGTCTTGGAAAAGAAGCAGATATCAAAAAGGAAATCACTCCACATACGTTAAGGCATTCATTTGCTACCCATCTATTGGAGAATGGGGCAGATTTGCGGGCGGTTCAAGAGATGCTCGGACATGCTGATATCTCAACAACACAAATTTATACACATGTTACAAAAACTAGATTAAAAGATGTTTACAGCCAATATCATCCAAGAGCATAGGGTCAGCCCTTTCACCACCTATACATTCGTATGGTGAAAGGCTGGCCCTAAAATAATTATAGGAAATAGATGTCAGACTTCTGACAATGTGCTATAATTTTTTTGGTTAAAGATACATACTAAAGGGTAAAATAGGATGATTAATTTTATATTAGGAGGTAAAAAAATGTCCAAATATCCATTTAAAAGGGTATTCCTGATTGTGATGGATTCAGTCGGAATTGGTGAAGCACCAGATGCTGAAAAATTTGGCGATTTAGGTGCACATACCCTTGGTCATATAGCAGAAAAAATGAATGGCCTACATATGCCGAATATGGGAAAATTAGGCTTGAGCAATATTGAGGCAATTAAAGGAATTGATAAGGCTGACAAGCCTTTAGCACATTATACAAAAATGCAAGAGGCATCAAACGGGAAGGATACAATGACAGGCCACTGGGAAATCATGGGCTTGCGTATTGATACACCGTTCCGTGTTTTTCCAGAAGGATTTCCGGATGAGCTTCTGCAAGAACTAGAAACAAAAACAGGCCGTAAAATTATTGGCAACAAGCCTGCAAGTGGCACTGAGATCCTCGATGAGCTTGGAGAAGAGCATATGAAATCAGGCGATTTAATCGTCTATACATCTGCTGATTCGGTTCTGCAGATTGCTGCACATGAAGAGGTAGTACCATTAAAAGAGCTTTATGAAATTTGTGAACTCGCAAGAGAGTTGACTCTTGATGAGAAATACATGGTCGGCAGAATTATTGCAAGACCATTTTTGGGTGAGCCAGGCAATTTCAAAAGGACTGCAAACCGTCATGACTATGCACTTAAGCCGTTCGATAGAACAGTGATGAACGAGTTAAAGGACAATGGGCTGGACAGTATTGCTATCGGAAAAATCTCGGATATATATGATGGGGAGGGTGTAACCCAATCACTACGGACAGTATCCAATATGGACGGAATGGATAAGCTTCTAGAAACATTACATATGGACTTTACAGGCGTAAGCTTCTTAAATCTTGTTGATTTTGATGCCCTTTATGGACATAGACGTGACCCAATCGGTTATGGAAAGGCATTAGAGGAATATGATGCAAGGCTGACAGAGGTATTGCCACTCTTAAATGAAGATGATTTGCTTATTATTACGGCAGACCATGGCAATGACCCCGTTGCTCCTGGCACAGACCACACAAGAGAATATGTGCCTTTGTTAGTATATAATAAGAGCATCAGTGCTTCCCGTGAGCTTCCATTAAGAGAAACATTTGCGGATATTGGTGCAACAATAGCAGATAATTTCCAAGTTACTTTACCTAAGCACGGCAAAAGTTTCTTGAAGGAATTAATATAAGGAGCAGTGAACATGAATTATACAAAAATTAAACAATCAGCAGACTTTTTAAAAGAAAAATATGCAGCAGTACCGAAGCTTGGGCTTATTTTAGGGTCAGGACTTGGTGTTTTGGCAGAAGAAATTGAAAATGCTGTCAAAATTCCTTATGAGCAAATTCCTGAATTCCCAGTATCTACAGTGGAAGGCCATGCTGGCCAGCTTGTATTTGGAACAATAGGCGGTGTTGAAGTTGTCGCAATGCAAGGAAGATTCCATTATTATGAAGGCTATACTTTCGAAAAGGTGACATTCCCTATTCGCGTGATGAAAGAACTAGGTGTTGAAAACCTTATCGTTACAAATGCGGCAGGTGGTGTGAATGAGGCATTTGCTCCTGGGGACTTAATGTTGATTTCTGATCATATAAACAATATGGGAACAAACCCGTTAATCGGACCAAATGATTCTGCATTAGGTGTAAGATTCCCAGATATGTCTGAAGCATACTGCAAGAATTTACGAGCAGCAGCAAAAGATATCGCTGCCAATATTGGCTTAAAGGTGCAAGAGGGTGTTTATGTCGGTAATACAGGTCCTTCCTATGAAACGCCTGCAGAGGTTAGAATGCTAAGAGTTTTAGGTGGAGATGCTGTTGGTATGTCAACGGTTCCAGAAGTAATTGTAGCAAGACATGCTGGACTTAAAGTACTTGGAATTTCCTGCATCTCAAACATGGCAGCAGGCATTCTTGATCAGCCTCTTAACCATGAAGAAGTAATTGAAACAACGGAAAAGGTAAAAGCAGACTTCCTTAAATATGTTAAAGAATTAGTCAAAGAAATCGGCAAATAGTAGATAAGGGGATTCTCACTATGAAAATGCGAATGGTTGATTTAATTGAGAAAAAACGTGATGGACGCGAATTGACGGAAGAGGAAATTTCTTTCATTATTAATGGCTATACGGATGGTACAATACCTGATTATCAAATCAGTGCATTCACAATGGCAGTGTTTTTCCAAGGCATGACAGAAAAGGAACGAGCCGATTTAACAATGGCAATGGTACATTCTGGCGATGTTATCGACCTGTCAGCAATTGAAGGAATCAAAGTTGACAAGCATTCTACAGGCGGTGTTGGCGACACGACTACACTTGTTCTTGGTCCATTAGTGGCAGCTGTCGGCGTTCCAGTCGCAAAAATGAGTGGACGCGGACTTGGTCACACTGGCGGAACAATCGATAAACTAGAAGCTGTTAAAGGCTTCCATGTTGAAATCGATAAAGAGGAATTTATTAAACTAGTAAATAAAAATAAGGTTGCTGTAATTGGTCAAAGCGGCAACTTAACTCCTGCAGACAAGAAATTGTACGCTTTAAGGGATGTTACGGCAACGGTAAACAGTATCCCTCTTATTGCAAGCAGTATTATGAGCAAAAAAATCGCTGCAGGTGCTGATGCGATTTGTCTTGATGTAAAAACGGGTGCAGGAGCATTCATGAAGTCATTGGATGATTCAAGGGAGCTTGCAGAAGCGATGGTGCGAATCGGTAATAATGTCGGCCGTAAAACGATGGCGATTATTTCAGACATGAGCCAGCCTCTTGGATATGCAATTGGGAATGCGCTAGAAGTAAAGGAAGCAATTGATACATTAAAAGGTCAAGGGCCAAAAGATTTATCAGAGCTGTGTCTTACTCTTGGATCTCAAATGGTGTATTTGGCAGAAAAGGCTGATAGTATTGAAGCAGCAAGAGAATTGTTGGAAGAAGCAATCAAGAGTGGCAAGGCTTTGGAAACATTCAAGCTCTTCTTGGAATCTCAAGGCGGCGATGCAAGTGTTGTTGATCATCCTGAGCGTCTCCCGCAGGCCCCGTTCAAGCTGGAGCTTCCTGCGAAAGAGTCAGGCTACGTGGCAGAAATCACTGCTGACAGCATTGGGACAGCAGCAATGATTCTCGGTGCCGGCAGAGCGACGAAGGAATCGGAAATTGATTTATCTGTTGGATTGGTACTTAACAAAAAGATCGGTGACAAGGTGGAGGCAGGCGAATCACTTGTAACCATTTACAGTAATACAGAAAATATTGATGATGTGAAGCAGAGATTGTATGAACATATTAAAGTCATAGACAAAAAAGTCGATGCTCCAGAATTGATTTATGAAGTAATTACTGGCTGATTTTGTGAAACAAGAAGGTCGAGGAAAACTCGATCTTCTTTTTTGTAAACTAATTAGACAATAATCTAATTGCTTTGTTATAATATTGCTAAAAGCGAGGGGTGTGAATGATGAACATTGAACTGACGAGAGTAAAGGTGAAAAACGGGAAATCTTCTAAAGTTGATGAATGGCTAGAGCTTCTCAATAAAGAAATGGATAAAGTGCTTCTTACATTAGAAGCTGAAAAAATGTATGTGGAAACCATTTTTCGGGAGTTTACAGAGAGTGGTGAATTCCTTTATTGGTATTCCATCCAAGGTGATGGGGGAGCATCTCTCCATGAATCAGACTTTGAAATCGATAAACTTCATATCGCCTATTGGGAGGAATGTATTGACGAAGACTATGAACCAGTTCATATGAAGAAGAAAGTATCGATGATTCAAGATAAAGTACTGGCAGCTCTTCAATAAAAAATTATTTTCAGTCAGATTTCCTAACTAATTTGTAGCACGAAAGATGAGGATAAGGTATGCTTTTAAAATACAGAATATTCATACTCTTCATGTGACTAATATATTTTTTAGGAGGCTAATTATGGGTAAAACAGATGTAACGGACTGGCTTAATGAGCACGAACAATTCTTTACAGAGATGGCAAAGGATATTTGGGAACATCCACAGGTAGCATATGAGGAGACATATGCTGCAGAAAAGCAAATGACAGCACTTCAAAATGCCGGCTTTTCGATTAAAGAAAATGCGGGAGGATCAATTACCGCGTTTGTGGCAGAGTATGGGACTGGTAAGCCTCTTATTGGTATTTTGGGAGAATATGATGCATTGCCAGGCCTTTCTCAAAAGGTTTCACCTATTCGTGCTGAAATCGTCGAAAAAGGTCCAGGCCATGGCTGTGGTCACAATCTTTTAGGAACAGCAGGCGTCGCAGCAGTGATGGCGTTAAAGGACAAAATGGCTGCTGAAAATCTTGCAGGTACAATCCGCTACTATGGCTGTCCTGCCGAAGAAGTGCTGTCAGGAAAGACTTTCATGGCTAGAAGCGGTTTGTTTAATGACCTGGATTGTGCCTTAACCTGGCATCCTGGTACAGCTAATATGACTTCTAACTTCAGCATGCAGGCGATGGTTTCTATTAAGTTTCACTTTACAGGCATTGCTGCACATGCTGCTGGCGCACCTCATGCGGGAAGAAGCGCATTGGATGCCGTCGAAATAATGAATATTGGATCTAATTATTTACGTGAACATATATTAGATGGTTCAAGAATTCATTATGTTATCACAAATGGAGGGCTTGCTCCGAATATTGTTCCAGATACAAGCACTGTTTGGTATTATATCCGTGCTGCTACAAAGGAGCAGGTCGATGAGCTGCTTGAAAGGGTAAAGAAGTGTGCAGATGGAGCTGCTTTGATGACAGAAACAGCTGTAAGCTCAGAAATACTAGCCTTTGCCTATGAAACATTGCCAAATGACAGATTAAATGATGTGATGAAAGCGAATATGGAGGAAAACCCGATCTACTTTACTGAAGAAGAAAAGCAGTTTGCTAAGGAGATTATTGCTTCCATTGATCCGAAAATTGTAGAAGGTTCCCAAAAAAGAATCGCTGCCTATACAGATGAACTTCTTCCAACTGTAAGTATTAACGATCCGAAAATGAAGGGAGTATCTGTCGGCGGGTCAACAGACGTTGGCGATGTCAGCTGGATTACACCTGTTGGCCAAGTGACAACAACTTGTGCACCAGTTGGTGTTCAAGCACACTCCTGGCAAGCAACTGCTTCCTATGGAAGTTCCATCGGTTTTAAAGGCATGCATTTGGCCGCCAAAACAATGGCGTTAACGCTGTATGATTTGTTGCAGGATCAAACGATAATAAAGGAAGCTAAAGAAGAGTTTGCAAACTTTGCAGCAGCCAAACCGTATGTACCTGGAATCCCCGCAAATGTTATGCCTCCGAATCAAGTGAAAGAGCTTGTACATGAATGACTAATAAAAGGGAAGCACTGTAATAAGTGCTTCCCTTTTGTTTGTTTATTGCTTTGTTAATATGACTGGTCCATCAGCAGTAATGGCTAAAGTATGTTCATACTGTGCAGATAGACTGCCGTCTACAGTTCGTGCTGTCCATCCGTCTAAATCGACCTTTGCATGATACATGCCTGTATTAAGCATTGGCTCAATCGTAATAACCATACCCTCTTTTAATCTTCTTCCTAAATTTGGCGGACCATAATGAGGAACTTGCGGTTCTTCATGCATATTTCTCCCAATCGCATGACCGACAAAATCACGTACGACAGAATAGCCCTTTGATTCAGCATAGCTTTGAACAGCATGAGAAATATCTCCGACTCTGTTGCCGACAACCGCTTGCTCAATCCCTTTATATAATGCCTCTTCCGTTGTTTTCAACAAATTTTGCGCTTCATCTGAAATGGTTCCAACAGCATATGACCATGCAGAATCAGCCAGCCATCCATCTAAATTAACGACCATATCTATTGTTACAATATCCCCGTTTTTCAAAGAGGTTTTGTTTGGAAAGCCATGGCAAATAACATCATTTACCGAAGCACATGTCGCAAAAGGATAGCCATGATAGCCCTTCTGCTCAGGAGTTGCCCCTCTTTTT is part of the Niallia taxi genome and harbors:
- a CDS encoding purine-nucleoside phosphorylase; this encodes MNYTKIKQSADFLKEKYAAVPKLGLILGSGLGVLAEEIENAVKIPYEQIPEFPVSTVEGHAGQLVFGTIGGVEVVAMQGRFHYYEGYTFEKVTFPIRVMKELGVENLIVTNAAGGVNEAFAPGDLMLISDHINNMGTNPLIGPNDSALGVRFPDMSEAYCKNLRAAAKDIAANIGLKVQEGVYVGNTGPSYETPAEVRMLRVLGGDAVGMSTVPEVIVARHAGLKVLGISCISNMAAGILDQPLNHEEVIETTEKVKADFLKYVKELVKEIGK
- a CDS encoding amidohydrolase — its product is MGKTDVTDWLNEHEQFFTEMAKDIWEHPQVAYEETYAAEKQMTALQNAGFSIKENAGGSITAFVAEYGTGKPLIGILGEYDALPGLSQKVSPIRAEIVEKGPGHGCGHNLLGTAGVAAVMALKDKMAAENLAGTIRYYGCPAEEVLSGKTFMARSGLFNDLDCALTWHPGTANMTSNFSMQAMVSIKFHFTGIAAHAAGAPHAGRSALDAVEIMNIGSNYLREHILDGSRIHYVITNGGLAPNIVPDTSTVWYYIRAATKEQVDELLERVKKCADGAALMTETAVSSEILAFAYETLPNDRLNDVMKANMEENPIYFTEEEKQFAKEIIASIDPKIVEGSQKRIAAYTDELLPTVSINDPKMKGVSVGGSTDVGDVSWITPVGQVTTTCAPVGVQAHSWQATASYGSSIGFKGMHLAAKTMALTLYDLLQDQTIIKEAKEEFANFAAAKPYVPGIPANVMPPNQVKELVHE
- a CDS encoding DUF6176 family protein; translation: MNIELTRVKVKNGKSSKVDEWLELLNKEMDKVLLTLEAEKMYVETIFREFTESGEFLYWYSIQGDGGASLHESDFEIDKLHIAYWEECIDEDYEPVHMKKKVSMIQDKVLAALQ
- a CDS encoding pyrimidine-nucleoside phosphorylase encodes the protein MRMVDLIEKKRDGRELTEEEISFIINGYTDGTIPDYQISAFTMAVFFQGMTEKERADLTMAMVHSGDVIDLSAIEGIKVDKHSTGGVGDTTTLVLGPLVAAVGVPVAKMSGRGLGHTGGTIDKLEAVKGFHVEIDKEEFIKLVNKNKVAVIGQSGNLTPADKKLYALRDVTATVNSIPLIASSIMSKKIAAGADAICLDVKTGAGAFMKSLDDSRELAEAMVRIGNNVGRKTMAIISDMSQPLGYAIGNALEVKEAIDTLKGQGPKDLSELCLTLGSQMVYLAEKADSIEAARELLEEAIKSGKALETFKLFLESQGGDASVVDHPERLPQAPFKLELPAKESGYVAEITADSIGTAAMILGAGRATKESEIDLSVGLVLNKKIGDKVEAGESLVTIYSNTENIDDVKQRLYEHIKVIDKKVDAPELIYEVITG
- the map gene encoding type I methionyl aminopeptidase, with the protein product MIHIKTKEQIEKMKKAGEILADCHKEIRKLIKPGVTTLEIDRFAEEYITKRGATPEQKGYHGYPFATCASVNDVICHGFPNKTSLKNGDIVTIDMVVNLDGWLADSAWSYAVGTISDEAQNLLKTTEEALYKGIEQAVVGNRVGDISHAVQSYAESKGYSVVRDFVGHAIGRNMHEEPQVPHYGPPNLGRRLKEGMVITIEPMLNTGMYHAKVDLDGWTARTVDGSLSAQYEHTLAITADGPVILTKQ
- the deoB gene encoding phosphopentomutase, whose product is MSKYPFKRVFLIVMDSVGIGEAPDAEKFGDLGAHTLGHIAEKMNGLHMPNMGKLGLSNIEAIKGIDKADKPLAHYTKMQEASNGKDTMTGHWEIMGLRIDTPFRVFPEGFPDELLQELETKTGRKIIGNKPASGTEILDELGEEHMKSGDLIVYTSADSVLQIAAHEEVVPLKELYEICELARELTLDEKYMVGRIIARPFLGEPGNFKRTANRHDYALKPFDRTVMNELKDNGLDSIAIGKISDIYDGEGVTQSLRTVSNMDGMDKLLETLHMDFTGVSFLNLVDFDALYGHRRDPIGYGKALEEYDARLTEVLPLLNEDDLLIITADHGNDPVAPGTDHTREYVPLLVYNKSISASRELPLRETFADIGATIADNFQVTLPKHGKSFLKELI